The proteins below are encoded in one region of Pangasianodon hypophthalmus isolate fPanHyp1 chromosome 6, fPanHyp1.pri, whole genome shotgun sequence:
- the pias1b gene encoding E3 SUMO-protein ligase PIAS1 isoform X2, with product MVHLKNWALILNLRNVIRNAARSRAEGLPRMRQRNKMAESAELKQMVMSLRVSELQVLLGYAGRNKHGRKHELLTKALHLLKAGCSPAVQMKIKELYRRRFPTKMVSPTDLSLPGVHSTTGVASAGLPAGLTQLGFDSHGAPSPLLPVSLLGPKHELGLPHLPSALHPVHPDVKLQRLPFYDVLDELIKPTSLASDNNQRFQETCFAFALTPQQVQQISSSMDISGTKCDFSVQVQLRFCLSETSCPQEDHFPPNLCVKVNGKPCNLPGYLPPTKNGVEPKRPSRPINITSLVRLSTTVPNTIVVSWTSEIGRSYSMAVYLVRQQSSSVLLQRLRSKGIRNPDHSRALIKEKLTADPDSEIATTSLRVSLLCPLGKMRLMVPCRALTCSHLQCFDATLYIQMNEKKPTWVCPVCDKKAPYEHLIIDGLFMEILNSCVDCDEIQFKEDGSWAPMISKKVVQEVSASSNGLEGSCRPVLSEHKNSSSHTSSSNNKKVEVIDLTLDSSSDDDNDDEPPPKRACPSLSPTSPPVTKGVLNLHHQASPVTRAPSMPAVETNYIPPPPPLIQDYRHYYHTPSDLSDLNFFSFLPGENHPHYNMVMAAAAAASASASTSEDHELLRFLPYNSSQLYLEQAGTAPSSSLAPPNGSASSSSSLRDSHGHSSVSRSRSDTAASVIYGSIPDVISLD from the exons ATGGTTCATTTGAAAAACTGGGCGCTAATTTTGAATCTGAGGAACGTTATTAGAAACGCGGCTCGCTCACGTGCCGAGGGCCTACCGCGCATGCGCCAGAGAAACAAGATGGCGGAGAGTGCGGAATTGAAG CAAATGGTGATGAGCCTGCGTGTCTCTGAACTGCAAGTACTCCTAGGATACGCAGGTCGCAATAAGCACGGGAGAAAGCACGAACTATTGACCAAAGCACTCCACTTGCTGAAGGCTGGCTGCAGCCCTGCTGTACAGATGAAGATCAAGGAGCTGTATCGCCGCCGTTTCCCCACAAAAATGGTGTCCCCGACAGACCTCTCTCTCCCTGGGGTCCACTCCACAACAGGTGTAGCATCTGCAGGTTTGCCTGCCGGCCTCACCCAGCTCGGGTTTGACAGCCACGGCGCACCTTCGCCTCTgctgcctgtctctctcctggGGCCCAAGCACGAGCTGGGCCTTCCACACCTTCCTTCTGCCCTGCATCCTGTCCATCCAGACGTCAAGCTTCAGAGGCTTCCTTTCTACGACGTGCTGGATGAACTGATCAAGCCTACCAGCCTGG CCTCAGACAACAATCAGAGGTTTCAGGAAACATGTTTTGCATTTGCTTTGACGCCACAGCAAGTCCAACAGATCAGCAGTTCAAT GGACATCTCTGGGACCAAATGTGACTTTTCAGTACAAGTTCAGTTAAG GTTTTGCTTATCAGAGACGAGTTGTCCTCAGGAAGACCATTTCCCACCAAACCTCTGCGTGAAAGTGAATGGAAAGCCCTGTAACCTCCCC GGCTATCTTCCTCCAACTAAAAATGGAGTAGAGCCAAAAAGACCAAGCAGACCCATCAACATTACCTCTCTGGTCCGTTTATCCACAACAGTCCCCAACACTATTGTGGTATCTTGGACATCAGAAATCGGCAGG AGTTATTCCATGGCAGTGTACCTCGTGCGACAGCAGTCCTCTTCAGTATTGCTCCAGAGACTACGGTCGAAAGGCATCAGGAACCCAGACCACTCGAGAGCACTCA TCAAAGAGAAGTTGACGGCTGACCCTGACAGTGAGATTGCTACCACTAGTCTGAGAGTCTCCCTACTCTGTCCG CTGGGGAAGATGCGGCTGATGGTTCCGTGCCGAGCGCTGACCTGCTCACACCTGCAGTGCTTTGACGCAACACTCTACATCCAAATGAATGAGAAAAAACCCACCTGGGTGTGTCCAGTCTGTGACAAGAAGGCCCCATATGAACACCTCATCATAGACGG GTTGTTCATGGAGATCTTAAACAGCTGTGTAGACTGCGATGAGATCCAGTTTAAGGAGGATGGTAGCTGGGCACCGATGATATCCAAAAAGGTGGTGCAGGAGGTGTCTGCTTCCTCCAACGGTTTAGAGG GTTCATGTCGACCAGTGCTGTCTGAGCACAAAAACAGTTCGTCCCACACCAGCAGTAGCAACAATAAAAAAGTGGAAGTGATTGACCTTACACTGGACAGCTCCtcagatgatgataatgatgacgAGCCTCCTCCTAAACGAGCCTGTCCATCCCTTTCGCCCACCTCGCCGCCAGTCACTAAAGG GGTGTTGAATCTTCACCATCAGGCATCGCCAGTGACGCGTGCACCGAGCATGCCAGCGGTGGAGACGAACTACATTCCCCCTCCACCTCCTCTCATTCAGGACTACCGCCACTATTACCACACGCCCAGTGACCTGTCAG ATCtgaatttcttttcatttttaccaGGGGAAAATCATCCG CATTACAACATGGTAATGGCAGCAGCAGCCGCAGCATCTGCCTCGGCGTCAACATCAGAAGATCATGAGCTCCTCCGCTTCTTGCCCTATAACTCCTCACAGCTGTACCTGGAGCAAGCAGGCACGGCACCAAGCAGTTCACTGGCACCACCCAATGGCAGCGCGAGCAGCAGTAGCAGCCTGCGGGACAGCCATGGGCACAGCAGTGTGTCCCGCTCACGGTCAGACACAGCTGCCTCAGTCATATACGGCTCCATCCCCGACGTCATCTCACTCGATTGA
- the pias1b gene encoding E3 SUMO-protein ligase PIAS1 isoform X1: protein MVHLKNWALILNLRNVIRNAARSRAEGLPRMRQRNKMAESAELKQMVMSLRVSELQVLLGYAGRNKHGRKHELLTKALHLLKAGCSPAVQMKIKELYRRRFPTKMVSPTDLSLPGVHSTTGVASAGLPAGLTQLGFDSHGAPSPLLPVSLLGPKHELGLPHLPSALHPVHPDVKLQRLPFYDVLDELIKPTSLVLPYYKQIKLTSDNNQRFQETCFAFALTPQQVQQISSSMDISGTKCDFSVQVQLRFCLSETSCPQEDHFPPNLCVKVNGKPCNLPGYLPPTKNGVEPKRPSRPINITSLVRLSTTVPNTIVVSWTSEIGRSYSMAVYLVRQQSSSVLLQRLRSKGIRNPDHSRALIKEKLTADPDSEIATTSLRVSLLCPLGKMRLMVPCRALTCSHLQCFDATLYIQMNEKKPTWVCPVCDKKAPYEHLIIDGLFMEILNSCVDCDEIQFKEDGSWAPMISKKVVQEVSASSNGLEGSCRPVLSEHKNSSSHTSSSNNKKVEVIDLTLDSSSDDDNDDEPPPKRACPSLSPTSPPVTKGVLNLHHQASPVTRAPSMPAVETNYIPPPPPLIQDYRHYYHTPSDLSDLNFFSFLPGENHPHYNMVMAAAAAASASASTSEDHELLRFLPYNSSQLYLEQAGTAPSSSLAPPNGSASSSSSLRDSHGHSSVSRSRSDTAASVIYGSIPDVISLD, encoded by the exons ATGGTTCATTTGAAAAACTGGGCGCTAATTTTGAATCTGAGGAACGTTATTAGAAACGCGGCTCGCTCACGTGCCGAGGGCCTACCGCGCATGCGCCAGAGAAACAAGATGGCGGAGAGTGCGGAATTGAAG CAAATGGTGATGAGCCTGCGTGTCTCTGAACTGCAAGTACTCCTAGGATACGCAGGTCGCAATAAGCACGGGAGAAAGCACGAACTATTGACCAAAGCACTCCACTTGCTGAAGGCTGGCTGCAGCCCTGCTGTACAGATGAAGATCAAGGAGCTGTATCGCCGCCGTTTCCCCACAAAAATGGTGTCCCCGACAGACCTCTCTCTCCCTGGGGTCCACTCCACAACAGGTGTAGCATCTGCAGGTTTGCCTGCCGGCCTCACCCAGCTCGGGTTTGACAGCCACGGCGCACCTTCGCCTCTgctgcctgtctctctcctggGGCCCAAGCACGAGCTGGGCCTTCCACACCTTCCTTCTGCCCTGCATCCTGTCCATCCAGACGTCAAGCTTCAGAGGCTTCCTTTCTACGACGTGCTGGATGAACTGATCAAGCCTACCAGCCTGG TTCTTCCTTACTATAAGCAGATTAAATTGA CCTCAGACAACAATCAGAGGTTTCAGGAAACATGTTTTGCATTTGCTTTGACGCCACAGCAAGTCCAACAGATCAGCAGTTCAAT GGACATCTCTGGGACCAAATGTGACTTTTCAGTACAAGTTCAGTTAAG GTTTTGCTTATCAGAGACGAGTTGTCCTCAGGAAGACCATTTCCCACCAAACCTCTGCGTGAAAGTGAATGGAAAGCCCTGTAACCTCCCC GGCTATCTTCCTCCAACTAAAAATGGAGTAGAGCCAAAAAGACCAAGCAGACCCATCAACATTACCTCTCTGGTCCGTTTATCCACAACAGTCCCCAACACTATTGTGGTATCTTGGACATCAGAAATCGGCAGG AGTTATTCCATGGCAGTGTACCTCGTGCGACAGCAGTCCTCTTCAGTATTGCTCCAGAGACTACGGTCGAAAGGCATCAGGAACCCAGACCACTCGAGAGCACTCA TCAAAGAGAAGTTGACGGCTGACCCTGACAGTGAGATTGCTACCACTAGTCTGAGAGTCTCCCTACTCTGTCCG CTGGGGAAGATGCGGCTGATGGTTCCGTGCCGAGCGCTGACCTGCTCACACCTGCAGTGCTTTGACGCAACACTCTACATCCAAATGAATGAGAAAAAACCCACCTGGGTGTGTCCAGTCTGTGACAAGAAGGCCCCATATGAACACCTCATCATAGACGG GTTGTTCATGGAGATCTTAAACAGCTGTGTAGACTGCGATGAGATCCAGTTTAAGGAGGATGGTAGCTGGGCACCGATGATATCCAAAAAGGTGGTGCAGGAGGTGTCTGCTTCCTCCAACGGTTTAGAGG GTTCATGTCGACCAGTGCTGTCTGAGCACAAAAACAGTTCGTCCCACACCAGCAGTAGCAACAATAAAAAAGTGGAAGTGATTGACCTTACACTGGACAGCTCCtcagatgatgataatgatgacgAGCCTCCTCCTAAACGAGCCTGTCCATCCCTTTCGCCCACCTCGCCGCCAGTCACTAAAGG GGTGTTGAATCTTCACCATCAGGCATCGCCAGTGACGCGTGCACCGAGCATGCCAGCGGTGGAGACGAACTACATTCCCCCTCCACCTCCTCTCATTCAGGACTACCGCCACTATTACCACACGCCCAGTGACCTGTCAG ATCtgaatttcttttcatttttaccaGGGGAAAATCATCCG CATTACAACATGGTAATGGCAGCAGCAGCCGCAGCATCTGCCTCGGCGTCAACATCAGAAGATCATGAGCTCCTCCGCTTCTTGCCCTATAACTCCTCACAGCTGTACCTGGAGCAAGCAGGCACGGCACCAAGCAGTTCACTGGCACCACCCAATGGCAGCGCGAGCAGCAGTAGCAGCCTGCGGGACAGCCATGGGCACAGCAGTGTGTCCCGCTCACGGTCAGACACAGCTGCCTCAGTCATATACGGCTCCATCCCCGACGTCATCTCACTCGATTGA
- the pias1b gene encoding E3 SUMO-protein ligase PIAS1 isoform X3, translated as MVMSLRVSELQVLLGYAGRNKHGRKHELLTKALHLLKAGCSPAVQMKIKELYRRRFPTKMVSPTDLSLPGVHSTTGVASAGLPAGLTQLGFDSHGAPSPLLPVSLLGPKHELGLPHLPSALHPVHPDVKLQRLPFYDVLDELIKPTSLVLPYYKQIKLTSDNNQRFQETCFAFALTPQQVQQISSSMDISGTKCDFSVQVQLRFCLSETSCPQEDHFPPNLCVKVNGKPCNLPGYLPPTKNGVEPKRPSRPINITSLVRLSTTVPNTIVVSWTSEIGRSYSMAVYLVRQQSSSVLLQRLRSKGIRNPDHSRALIKEKLTADPDSEIATTSLRVSLLCPLGKMRLMVPCRALTCSHLQCFDATLYIQMNEKKPTWVCPVCDKKAPYEHLIIDGLFMEILNSCVDCDEIQFKEDGSWAPMISKKVVQEVSASSNGLEGSCRPVLSEHKNSSSHTSSSNNKKVEVIDLTLDSSSDDDNDDEPPPKRACPSLSPTSPPVTKGVLNLHHQASPVTRAPSMPAVETNYIPPPPPLIQDYRHYYHTPSDLSDLNFFSFLPGENHPHYNMVMAAAAAASASASTSEDHELLRFLPYNSSQLYLEQAGTAPSSSLAPPNGSASSSSSLRDSHGHSSVSRSRSDTAASVIYGSIPDVISLD; from the exons ATGGTGATGAGCCTGCGTGTCTCTGAACTGCAAGTACTCCTAGGATACGCAGGTCGCAATAAGCACGGGAGAAAGCACGAACTATTGACCAAAGCACTCCACTTGCTGAAGGCTGGCTGCAGCCCTGCTGTACAGATGAAGATCAAGGAGCTGTATCGCCGCCGTTTCCCCACAAAAATGGTGTCCCCGACAGACCTCTCTCTCCCTGGGGTCCACTCCACAACAGGTGTAGCATCTGCAGGTTTGCCTGCCGGCCTCACCCAGCTCGGGTTTGACAGCCACGGCGCACCTTCGCCTCTgctgcctgtctctctcctggGGCCCAAGCACGAGCTGGGCCTTCCACACCTTCCTTCTGCCCTGCATCCTGTCCATCCAGACGTCAAGCTTCAGAGGCTTCCTTTCTACGACGTGCTGGATGAACTGATCAAGCCTACCAGCCTGG TTCTTCCTTACTATAAGCAGATTAAATTGA CCTCAGACAACAATCAGAGGTTTCAGGAAACATGTTTTGCATTTGCTTTGACGCCACAGCAAGTCCAACAGATCAGCAGTTCAAT GGACATCTCTGGGACCAAATGTGACTTTTCAGTACAAGTTCAGTTAAG GTTTTGCTTATCAGAGACGAGTTGTCCTCAGGAAGACCATTTCCCACCAAACCTCTGCGTGAAAGTGAATGGAAAGCCCTGTAACCTCCCC GGCTATCTTCCTCCAACTAAAAATGGAGTAGAGCCAAAAAGACCAAGCAGACCCATCAACATTACCTCTCTGGTCCGTTTATCCACAACAGTCCCCAACACTATTGTGGTATCTTGGACATCAGAAATCGGCAGG AGTTATTCCATGGCAGTGTACCTCGTGCGACAGCAGTCCTCTTCAGTATTGCTCCAGAGACTACGGTCGAAAGGCATCAGGAACCCAGACCACTCGAGAGCACTCA TCAAAGAGAAGTTGACGGCTGACCCTGACAGTGAGATTGCTACCACTAGTCTGAGAGTCTCCCTACTCTGTCCG CTGGGGAAGATGCGGCTGATGGTTCCGTGCCGAGCGCTGACCTGCTCACACCTGCAGTGCTTTGACGCAACACTCTACATCCAAATGAATGAGAAAAAACCCACCTGGGTGTGTCCAGTCTGTGACAAGAAGGCCCCATATGAACACCTCATCATAGACGG GTTGTTCATGGAGATCTTAAACAGCTGTGTAGACTGCGATGAGATCCAGTTTAAGGAGGATGGTAGCTGGGCACCGATGATATCCAAAAAGGTGGTGCAGGAGGTGTCTGCTTCCTCCAACGGTTTAGAGG GTTCATGTCGACCAGTGCTGTCTGAGCACAAAAACAGTTCGTCCCACACCAGCAGTAGCAACAATAAAAAAGTGGAAGTGATTGACCTTACACTGGACAGCTCCtcagatgatgataatgatgacgAGCCTCCTCCTAAACGAGCCTGTCCATCCCTTTCGCCCACCTCGCCGCCAGTCACTAAAGG GGTGTTGAATCTTCACCATCAGGCATCGCCAGTGACGCGTGCACCGAGCATGCCAGCGGTGGAGACGAACTACATTCCCCCTCCACCTCCTCTCATTCAGGACTACCGCCACTATTACCACACGCCCAGTGACCTGTCAG ATCtgaatttcttttcatttttaccaGGGGAAAATCATCCG CATTACAACATGGTAATGGCAGCAGCAGCCGCAGCATCTGCCTCGGCGTCAACATCAGAAGATCATGAGCTCCTCCGCTTCTTGCCCTATAACTCCTCACAGCTGTACCTGGAGCAAGCAGGCACGGCACCAAGCAGTTCACTGGCACCACCCAATGGCAGCGCGAGCAGCAGTAGCAGCCTGCGGGACAGCCATGGGCACAGCAGTGTGTCCCGCTCACGGTCAGACACAGCTGCCTCAGTCATATACGGCTCCATCCCCGACGTCATCTCACTCGATTGA